The Zingiber officinale cultivar Zhangliang chromosome 9A, Zo_v1.1, whole genome shotgun sequence genome window below encodes:
- the LOC122021558 gene encoding thiamine thiazole synthase 2, chloroplastic-like, protein MAAFMATTSSLLANPKRLLSHRSSWGGLRLPYPHTGRSSLSVTAAIATPKYDLDGFRFAPIKESVVSREMTRRYMTDMITYADTDVVVVCAGSAGLSCAFELSKDPSVRVAIVEQSVSPGGGAWLGGQLFSAMVIRKPAHLFLDELGVPYDEADNYVVVRHAALLTSTIMSRLLARPNVKLFNAVAAEDLIVKDGRVAGVVTNWALVSMNHDTQSCMDPNVMEARVVVSSCGHDGPFGATGVKRLKDIGMIGSVPGMKALDMNTAEDAIVRLTREVVPGMIVTGMEVAEIDGSPRMGPTFGAMLISGQKAAHLALKALGRPNAIDGSIGEESVRPELVLASSDAGEIVDA, encoded by the exons ATGGCGGCCTTCATGGCGACGACCTCCTCCCTTCTCGCTAACCCCAAGCGCCTCCTCTCCCACCGCTCGTCCTGGGGAGGCCTCCGTCTACCCTACCCACACACCGGCCGCTCCTCCCTCTCCGTGACCGCCGCCATCGCTACCCCCAAGTACGACCTTGACGGCTTCCGCTTCGCGCCCATCAAGGAGTCCGTCGTCTCCCGAGAGATGACGCGCCGTTACATGACGGACATGATCACGTATGCCGATACCGACGTGGTCGTCGTCTGCGCAGGCTCCGCTGGGCTTTCCTGTGCGTTCGAGCTCTCCAAGGACCCTTCCGTCCGCGTGGCCATCGTGGAGCAGTCGGTCTCCCCTGGCGGCGGAGCGTGGCTCGGCGGCCAGCTGTTCTCCGCCATGGTCATCCGCAAGCCCGCCCACCTCTTCCTCGACGAGCTCGGCGTACCCTACGACGAGGCCGACAACTACGTCGTCGTCCGCCACGCTGCCCTCCTCACCTCCACCATCATGAGCCGCCTCCTCGCCCGCCCTAACGTCAAGCTCTTCAACGCCGTCGCGGCAGAGGACCTCATCGTCAAGGACGGCCGCGTCGCCGGCGTCGTCACCAACTGGGCGCTGGTGTCCATGAACCACGACACCCAGTCGTGCATGGATCCCAACGTGATGGAGGCCAGGGTGGTGGTCAGCTCCTGCGGCCACGACGGCCCTTTCGGCGCCACCGGCGTGAAGCGGCTCAAGGATATCGGGATGATCGGGTCGGTCCCCGGGATGAAGGCCCTCGACATGAACACCGCGGAGGACGCTATCGTGCGCCTCACCAGGGAGGTCGTGCCTGGCATGATCGTCACCGGCATGGAAGTCGCCGAGATCGACGGCTCTCCGAGAATG GGGCCAACCTTCGGGGCTATGCTGATCTCGGGGCAGAAGGCGGCGCACCTGGCTCTGAAGGCGTTGGGGCGGCCCAACGCCATCGACGGCAGCATCGGGGAGGAGTCGGTGCGCCCGGAGCTGGTGCTGGCGTCGTCCGACGCCGGGGAGATCGTGGACGCATAG